From Bosea sp. NBC_00550, the proteins below share one genomic window:
- the mdoH gene encoding glucans biosynthesis glucosyltransferase MdoH encodes MDVVTATRQDTAEVEARSFNPAREPATPPEERLIMPLQSFKSWNMSERRKPAAPGNWKTPWLKRLFVFGGGLALTAFGAWEMYNVVSVSRTTSLQYALLVLFTINFSWIALAFTSSILGFFGVLFGAGRAERAESLKHRTVVVMPIYNESSARTFAAVAAIRESVDATGLGDHFDYFIVSDTTNPDIWVAEERAFLALRERLGPNSRVYYRHRPKNHHRKAGNIADFVTRWGGHYEHMVVLDADSLMTGTCVVRLAAAMEADPDAGIIQSLPLIINRNTFFARLQQFAARVYGPVIATGLAMWSGRDGNYWGHNAIIRTQAFADHCGLPDLKGKPPFGGHVLSHDFVEAALIRRAGWSVYMLPDLTGSYEESPPSLIDVSVRDRRWCQGNLQHSRVMGAKGFVLATRQHFATGIMGYLASPFWLMQLVVGILIVLQVNYARPEYFTQEFTLFPVWPRFDPERALRLFALTMAILLAPKLFGLLLTLFNTKLRRAGGGTIRLTVSALIEVLFSAFFAPIMMLIQSGSVFQILLGRDTGWNPQRRDDGSIPFKDIVRRHRTHTVLGLVTGLSAFLIATSLFAWMSPTIVGLVLAIPLSWASGQLAIGLWLKRHKLLMTPEEGAPPSIALRANELQAEFEKAGYDDADGIKALHGDPELRHAHELMLPYGQSRRRGEIEPDRAVAQAKLVDAETIDDAAIWLKPKERMVVLHDRALIGLLASLPPVEAQG; translated from the coding sequence ATGGACGTGGTGACCGCCACCCGCCAGGACACTGCAGAGGTGGAGGCCCGCAGCTTCAACCCAGCTCGGGAGCCTGCGACCCCACCCGAAGAGCGGCTGATCATGCCGTTGCAGTCCTTCAAGAGCTGGAACATGTCGGAGCGGCGCAAGCCCGCGGCGCCCGGCAACTGGAAGACGCCCTGGCTGAAGCGCCTCTTCGTCTTCGGCGGCGGCTTGGCTCTCACCGCCTTCGGCGCCTGGGAGATGTACAACGTCGTGTCGGTCAGCCGCACGACCTCGCTGCAGTATGCCTTGCTCGTGCTGTTCACGATCAACTTCTCGTGGATCGCCCTTGCCTTCACCAGCTCGATCCTCGGCTTCTTCGGCGTTCTGTTCGGCGCCGGCCGCGCGGAGCGGGCGGAAAGCCTGAAGCATCGCACCGTCGTGGTGATGCCGATCTACAACGAGTCGTCGGCGCGAACCTTCGCCGCGGTCGCGGCCATACGCGAGTCGGTCGATGCGACGGGGCTCGGCGATCATTTCGACTATTTCATCGTCTCCGACACCACCAACCCGGATATCTGGGTTGCAGAGGAGCGCGCCTTCCTGGCACTGCGCGAGCGGCTTGGCCCCAATTCGCGGGTCTACTACCGCCACCGACCGAAGAACCACCACCGCAAGGCCGGCAACATCGCCGATTTCGTCACGCGCTGGGGCGGGCATTACGAGCATATGGTCGTGCTCGACGCCGACAGCCTGATGACGGGCACCTGCGTCGTGCGCCTCGCCGCCGCGATGGAGGCCGATCCCGACGCCGGCATCATCCAGTCGCTGCCGCTGATCATCAATCGCAACACCTTCTTCGCACGGCTGCAGCAGTTCGCGGCGCGGGTCTACGGGCCTGTCATAGCGACCGGCCTCGCCATGTGGTCCGGCCGCGACGGCAACTACTGGGGCCACAACGCCATCATCCGGACGCAGGCCTTCGCCGACCATTGCGGCCTGCCCGATCTCAAGGGTAAGCCGCCCTTCGGCGGCCATGTGCTGAGCCACGACTTCGTCGAGGCGGCGCTGATCCGCCGCGCCGGCTGGTCTGTCTACATGCTGCCGGACCTGACGGGTTCATACGAGGAAAGCCCGCCCTCGCTGATCGACGTCTCGGTGCGGGACCGGCGCTGGTGCCAGGGCAATCTCCAGCATTCGCGCGTCATGGGCGCCAAGGGTTTCGTGCTGGCCACGCGCCAGCATTTCGCGACCGGCATCATGGGTTACCTCGCCTCGCCCTTCTGGCTGATGCAGCTGGTGGTCGGCATTCTGATCGTGCTGCAGGTCAACTATGCCCGGCCGGAGTACTTCACCCAGGAGTTTACGCTCTTCCCGGTCTGGCCGCGCTTCGACCCCGAACGCGCCTTGCGCCTGTTCGCGCTGACCATGGCGATCCTGCTGGCGCCGAAGCTGTTCGGCCTGCTGCTGACGCTGTTCAACACCAAGCTCAGGCGCGCCGGCGGCGGCACGATCCGCCTCACCGTCTCGGCGCTGATCGAGGTTTTGTTCTCGGCGTTCTTCGCGCCGATCATGATGCTGATCCAGTCGGGGTCCGTCTTCCAGATCCTGCTCGGCCGCGACACCGGCTGGAACCCGCAGCGGCGCGACGACGGCTCGATTCCGTTCAAGGACATCGTGCGCCGGCACAGGACCCATACGGTCCTGGGGCTCGTGACCGGCCTGTCGGCCTTCCTGATCGCGACATCACTCTTCGCCTGGATGTCTCCCACGATCGTCGGCCTCGTGTTGGCGATCCCGCTGTCATGGGCGTCCGGCCAGCTCGCGATCGGCCTCTGGCTCAAGCGCCACAAGCTCTTGATGACGCCCGAGGAAGGCGCCCCGCCGTCGATCGCCCTGCGCGCCAACGAGCTCCAGGCGGAATTCGAGAAGGCCGGCTATGACGACGCGGACGGGATCAAGGCGCTCCACGGCGATCCCGAACTGCGCCATGCCCATGAGCTGATGCTGCCCTATGGCCAATCCCGCCGGCGCGGCGAGATCGAGCCGGACCGCGCGGTCGCCCAGGCCAAGCTGGTCGATGCCGAGACGATCGACGATGCCGCGATCTGGCTGAAGCCGAAGGAGCGCATGGTCGTGCTGCACGACCGGGCGCTGATCGGCCTGCTGGCCTCCCTGCCGCCGGTCGAGGCGCAGGGCTGA
- a CDS encoding glucan biosynthesis protein — MSKPLNRRQFLEGAAGGAALLSLAGPSAAQAPTGAAAFNIPSLADGQRFDSALVVDAARALSQRPLIPLAATDLPENYASLPADQYAGIRMRPESTIWAGENRGFTVEPLHRGYVFSNPVSLFTIEDGTVRRVAFDRARFDYGRVAPPAANLDLQFSGMRIAAGLERPFEVAIFQGATFFRALARGQNFGAMSRALILRPGETRGEELPFFRAFWIERPSPAVGSLVIHGLLDSESVSGAVRMTLRPGDVTFIDVEMTLFARQALEHVGFGCTSATFLSGPQSRRTFDDVRPSIGEVSGVQMLSGGGEWIYRPVNNPATLQVSSFVDENPKGFGLVQRERDPAAFQDDDQRFELRPSVWNEPLGDWGAGSVQLIEIPSDSEPNKNIIMYWRPKQPLAAGSETSISYRQAWCWQPPERPPLAIATRTRQGKGSQGRRRRFIVEFTGDRLADPALIASTRATVTAQPGAVQGVRLWPYPERKMMRVGFEVDPGTETLSELRLVLQSGGQPVSETWLNRWTW; from the coding sequence ATGTCGAAACCCTTGAATCGCAGGCAATTTCTGGAAGGTGCCGCCGGCGGCGCAGCCTTGCTGTCCCTTGCCGGCCCCTCTGCGGCGCAGGCGCCCACGGGCGCTGCCGCCTTCAATATTCCCTCCCTCGCCGATGGACAGCGTTTCGACTCTGCGCTGGTCGTCGATGCCGCCCGCGCCCTGTCGCAGCGCCCTCTGATTCCACTGGCCGCAACCGATCTGCCGGAAAACTACGCGAGCCTGCCGGCCGATCAGTATGCCGGCATTCGCATGCGGCCTGAGTCTACGATCTGGGCCGGAGAGAATCGCGGCTTCACGGTCGAGCCGTTGCATCGCGGCTATGTCTTCTCCAATCCCGTCAGCCTGTTCACGATTGAGGACGGCACGGTGCGCAGGGTCGCCTTCGACCGCGCCAGGTTCGATTACGGCCGCGTCGCCCCGCCGGCGGCCAATCTCGATCTGCAGTTCTCCGGGATGCGGATCGCGGCCGGGCTCGAGCGACCGTTCGAGGTCGCGATCTTCCAGGGCGCCACATTCTTCCGTGCCCTGGCGCGAGGCCAGAATTTCGGTGCGATGTCGCGCGCGCTGATTCTGCGCCCCGGCGAGACCCGCGGCGAGGAACTGCCCTTCTTCCGGGCCTTCTGGATCGAGCGTCCGAGTCCTGCCGTCGGCTCGCTCGTCATCCATGGGCTGCTCGATTCGGAGAGCGTCAGCGGTGCGGTGCGGATGACGCTGCGGCCCGGCGACGTGACCTTCATCGATGTCGAGATGACCCTGTTCGCACGCCAGGCGCTGGAGCATGTCGGGTTCGGCTGCACGAGCGCGACCTTCCTCTCCGGTCCGCAGAGCCGGCGCACCTTCGACGATGTGCGGCCCTCAATCGGCGAGGTCTCGGGCGTCCAGATGCTGTCGGGCGGTGGCGAGTGGATCTACCGGCCGGTGAACAACCCCGCGACGCTGCAGGTTTCTTCCTTCGTCGACGAGAATCCGAAGGGTTTCGGCCTGGTGCAGCGCGAGCGCGACCCGGCCGCCTTCCAGGACGACGACCAGCGCTTCGAACTGCGCCCCAGCGTCTGGAACGAGCCGCTCGGGGACTGGGGCGCGGGGTCGGTCCAGCTGATCGAGATCCCCAGCGATTCCGAGCCGAACAAGAACATCATCATGTACTGGCGGCCGAAGCAGCCGCTGGCGGCCGGCAGCGAGACCTCGATCAGCTATCGCCAGGCCTGGTGCTGGCAGCCCCCCGAACGCCCGCCGCTGGCGATCGCGACGCGCACCCGTCAGGGCAAGGGCTCGCAAGGCCGGCGCCGCCGCTTCATCGTCGAGTTCACCGGCGACCGGCTTGCCGACCCGGCGCTGATCGCTTCGACGCGGGCGACAGTCACGGCCCAGCCCGGCGCGGTGCAGGGCGTCCGACTCTGGCCTTATCCGGAGCGCAAGATGATGCGCGTCGGGTTCGAGGTGGACCCCGGCACCGAAACGCTCTCTGAACTCAGGCTCGTCCTGCAATCCGGCGGCCAGCCCGTCTCGGAAACATGGTTGAATCGATGGACGTGGTGA
- the glmU gene encoding bifunctional UDP-N-acetylglucosamine diphosphorylase/glucosamine-1-phosphate N-acetyltransferase GlmU, with protein MQPACSCLAIVLAAGEGTRMKSLLPKVLHPVAGRSLLGHVLSSVARAGADAVAVVISSERPEVGEQTLKLLPSARIATQHERRGTAHAVLAAKDALKAGHDHILVAFADTPLVRPETFAALRGALAGGAAVAVLGFEAQDPAGYGRLVEHDGKLEAIVEHKDTTPEQRQIKLCNAGLMALAGEHALAILEAIGDDNAQREFYLTDAVAVARSHGLEAVVLKAPESEVQGVNDRAQLAGAEAEFQRRKRHAVMLEGATLIAPETVFFSFDTEIGRDVTIEPNVVFGPGVRVADGAVIHAFSHLEGAEVGPAASVGPYARLRPGTVLSEKSRVGNFVEVKAADIGPGAKVNHLTYIGDASVGAAANIGAGTITCNYDGFVKSKTTIGANAFVGSNSSLVAPVTIGDGAYIGSGSVITSDVAPDALAIGRSRQVEKEGWAKIFRKEAAARKAAKKAAE; from the coding sequence ATGCAGCCGGCTTGCTCCTGCCTTGCGATCGTTCTGGCCGCCGGCGAGGGCACCCGCATGAAATCGCTGCTGCCGAAGGTGCTTCATCCCGTTGCCGGCCGCTCTCTCCTTGGCCATGTCCTGTCCTCGGTCGCGCGGGCCGGCGCCGACGCAGTTGCAGTCGTGATCTCCTCGGAACGCCCCGAGGTCGGAGAGCAGACGCTCAAGCTCCTGCCGTCGGCACGGATAGCGACGCAGCATGAGCGGCGCGGAACGGCCCATGCGGTGCTTGCGGCAAAGGACGCTTTGAAGGCCGGGCACGATCATATCCTGGTCGCTTTCGCCGATACCCCGCTCGTCCGGCCGGAAACCTTCGCGGCGCTGCGCGGCGCGCTGGCCGGGGGAGCAGCCGTCGCCGTTCTCGGCTTCGAGGCGCAGGACCCGGCCGGCTATGGCCGGCTCGTCGAGCACGACGGCAAGCTCGAAGCGATCGTCGAGCATAAGGACACGACGCCGGAGCAGCGCCAAATCAAGCTCTGCAATGCCGGCCTGATGGCGCTCGCCGGCGAACATGCGCTGGCGATTCTCGAAGCGATCGGCGACGACAACGCCCAGCGCGAGTTCTATCTGACCGACGCCGTCGCGGTCGCACGATCGCACGGGTTGGAAGCCGTCGTGCTGAAGGCGCCGGAGAGCGAGGTCCAGGGCGTCAACGACCGTGCGCAACTCGCTGGCGCGGAAGCCGAATTCCAGCGGCGCAAGCGGCACGCCGTGATGCTCGAAGGCGCGACGCTGATCGCGCCCGAAACCGTCTTCTTCAGCTTCGACACCGAGATCGGCCGCGACGTGACGATCGAGCCCAACGTCGTCTTCGGCCCGGGCGTTCGCGTTGCCGATGGCGCGGTGATCCACGCCTTTTCACACCTGGAAGGCGCCGAGGTCGGCCCGGCCGCCAGCGTCGGTCCCTATGCACGCCTGCGGCCGGGCACGGTGCTCAGCGAGAAGTCCCGGGTGGGCAATTTCGTCGAGGTGAAGGCCGCCGATATCGGGCCCGGCGCCAAGGTCAACCACCTGACCTATATCGGCGATGCCAGCGTGGGCGCGGCGGCCAATATCGGTGCCGGCACCATCACCTGCAACTACGATGGCTTCGTCAAATCGAAGACGACGATCGGTGCCAATGCCTTCGTCGGATCGAACTCGTCCCTGGTCGCGCCGGTGACGATCGGCGACGGCGCCTATATCGGCTCCGGCTCGGTCATCACCAGCGACGTCGCGCCCGATGCGCTCGCCATCGGCCGTAGCCGGCAGGTCGAGAAGGAGGGCTGGGCCAAGATCTTCCGGAAGGAAGCGGCAGCCCGGAAAGCGGCCAAGAAGGCAGCCGAATAG
- the glmS gene encoding glutamine--fructose-6-phosphate transaminase (isomerizing), with translation MCGIVGILGKEAVATQVVEALRRLEYRGYDSAGVATLEAGRLTRRRAEGKLKNLEIRLSNEPLEGLIGIGHTRWATHGKPNETNAHPHATEKLAVVHNGIIENFRELRTELQADGYVFATETDTEIVAHLVTRELDHGKTPVEAVAASLPRLHGAFALAFLFQGEEDLLIGARKGSPLAVGVGDGEMYLGSDALALAPFTNLIAYLEEGDWVVLNRRGATFYDKSNALVERRAQRVATGAFLVEKGNHRHFMAKEIYEQPEVVGHTLTQYLDMANGTVRLPFQDKIDWKKLSRLSVSACGTAYYAGLTAKYWFEKLARLPVEIDVASEFRYREAPLPADGLALFVSQSGETADTLACLRYAKQEKQTVLSVVNVPTSTIARESDAVAPTLAGPEIGVASTKAFTCQLTTLACLALAAARGRGTLSAADEARHVESLIALPGLIAKALELEPQIEQLSHKLSRAKDVLYLGRGTSYPLALEGALKLKEISYIHAEGYPAGELKHGPIALIDEDMPVIVVAPYDSLFEKTASNMQEVAARGGRIILITDAKGAAECGIEPEATIIMPDMDPTFAPIVYALPIQMIAYQTAVFMGKDVDQPRNLAKSVTVE, from the coding sequence ATGTGCGGCATCGTCGGGATTCTCGGCAAGGAAGCAGTCGCGACGCAGGTCGTCGAGGCGCTGCGGCGGCTGGAATATCGTGGCTACGACTCCGCCGGCGTCGCAACGCTGGAAGCGGGAAGGCTGACCCGCCGCCGGGCCGAGGGCAAGCTCAAGAACCTCGAGATCCGCCTCTCGAACGAGCCGCTCGAGGGCCTCATTGGTATCGGCCACACCCGCTGGGCGACCCATGGCAAGCCCAACGAGACCAATGCCCATCCGCATGCCACCGAGAAGCTCGCGGTCGTCCATAACGGCATCATCGAGAACTTCCGCGAGCTGCGAACCGAGCTGCAGGCCGACGGCTACGTCTTCGCGACTGAAACCGACACCGAGATCGTCGCCCATCTCGTCACCCGAGAGCTCGACCACGGCAAGACGCCGGTCGAAGCCGTGGCGGCGAGTCTGCCGCGCCTGCATGGCGCCTTCGCGCTCGCCTTCCTGTTCCAGGGCGAGGAAGACCTGCTGATCGGCGCTCGCAAGGGCTCGCCCCTGGCGGTCGGCGTCGGCGACGGCGAGATGTATCTCGGCTCGGACGCGCTGGCGCTCGCGCCATTCACCAACCTCATCGCCTATCTGGAGGAGGGTGACTGGGTCGTCCTCAATCGCAGGGGCGCGACTTTCTACGACAAGAGCAATGCGCTCGTCGAACGCCGCGCCCAGCGCGTCGCGACGGGTGCTTTTCTGGTCGAGAAGGGCAATCACCGCCATTTCATGGCCAAGGAGATCTACGAGCAGCCCGAGGTCGTCGGCCATACGCTGACCCAATACCTCGACATGGCGAACGGGACCGTGCGCCTGCCGTTCCAGGACAAGATCGACTGGAAGAAGCTGTCGCGGCTGTCGGTCTCCGCTTGCGGCACGGCCTATTATGCCGGGCTGACCGCGAAGTACTGGTTCGAGAAGCTTGCCCGCCTGCCGGTCGAGATCGATGTCGCCTCCGAGTTCCGCTATCGCGAGGCGCCGCTGCCGGCGGACGGGCTCGCGCTGTTCGTCTCCCAATCGGGCGAAACCGCCGACACGCTCGCTTGCCTGCGCTACGCGAAGCAGGAGAAGCAGACCGTCCTCTCGGTGGTGAACGTGCCGACCTCGACCATCGCCCGCGAGAGCGACGCTGTCGCGCCGACGCTCGCCGGCCCTGAGATCGGCGTCGCCTCGACCAAGGCCTTCACTTGCCAGCTCACCACGCTCGCCTGTCTGGCGCTGGCCGCGGCGCGCGGGCGCGGCACGCTGTCGGCCGCGGATGAAGCGCGCCATGTCGAGAGCCTGATCGCGCTCCCCGGCCTGATCGCCAAGGCGCTCGAGCTGGAGCCGCAGATCGAGCAGCTCTCGCACAAGCTCTCCCGGGCGAAGGACGTGCTTTATCTCGGCCGCGGCACCAGTTACCCGCTGGCGCTGGAAGGGGCACTGAAGCTCAAGGAAATCAGCTACATCCACGCCGAAGGTTATCCGGCGGGCGAGCTGAAGCATGGCCCGATCGCCCTGATCGACGAGGACATGCCGGTCATCGTCGTCGCGCCTTACGATTCGCTCTTCGAGAAGACCGCCTCGAACATGCAGGAGGTCGCGGCGCGCGGCGGCCGCATCATCCTGATCACCGACGCCAAGGGTGCCGCCGAATGCGGCATCGAGCCCGAAGCGACGATCATCATGCCGGATATGGACCCGACCTTCGCGCCGATCGTCTATGCCCTGCCGATCCAGATGATCGCCTATCAGACGGCGGTTTTCATGGGCAAGGACGTGGACCAGCCGCGCAACCTGGCGAAATCCGTCACCGTCGAGTGA
- a CDS encoding YbaN family protein: protein MDKDDPARRRWHRPLMFAAGWVFTALGIVGLILPLMPGTVFLILAAWCFSRSSPRFEAWLVGHPRLGPHVRRWRETGAIARRAKYLACGSMVLSFGLLTRTSAPPIALVTTALCLISAGAYVASRPEA from the coding sequence GTGGATAAGGACGATCCGGCGCGACGCCGCTGGCACCGGCCGCTTATGTTCGCGGCGGGCTGGGTCTTCACGGCGCTCGGCATCGTCGGCCTCATCCTGCCGCTGATGCCGGGCACGGTGTTCCTGATTCTCGCTGCCTGGTGCTTCTCGCGCTCCTCGCCGCGCTTCGAGGCCTGGCTCGTCGGACATCCGCGGCTCGGCCCGCATGTGCGGCGCTGGCGCGAGACCGGCGCCATCGCGCGGCGGGCGAAATACCTTGCCTGCGGCTCGATGGTGCTGAGCTTCGGCCTGCTGACGCGGACGAGCGCGCCGCCGATCGCGCTGGTGACCACGGCGCTCTGCCTGATCAGCGCGGGCGCCTATGTGGCGAGCCGGCCGGAAGCCTGA
- a CDS encoding DUF502 domain-containing protein: protein MTAGPPDPRLVLPTEILRPTWGARLRRYFLTGLVIAAPLAITASVTWWFINFIDGLVKPLIPNSYLPDSYLPYPIPGFGLIIALIGLTLLGFLTANLVGRSLLRAGEAILDRMPVVRSLYKGVKQVFETIFSQSGTSFRKVGMVQFPQPGMWSIVFIAQEAAPEIAGRLPDGQEPGDQQIGVFLPCTPNPTTGFFFYLPRREVVELSISVEDGAKLIMSAGLIQPGEQNGKPKSGTELPAPVA, encoded by the coding sequence ATGACTGCCGGCCCGCCCGATCCCCGCCTCGTCCTTCCGACGGAAATCCTGCGCCCGACCTGGGGCGCGCGCTTGCGTCGCTACTTCCTGACCGGGCTCGTCATCGCGGCGCCGCTCGCCATCACGGCATCTGTGACCTGGTGGTTCATCAACTTCATCGACGGGCTGGTGAAGCCGCTCATCCCGAATTCCTATCTGCCCGATTCCTATCTGCCTTATCCGATACCCGGCTTCGGCCTCATTATCGCGCTGATCGGGTTGACGCTGCTGGGCTTCCTGACAGCCAACCTCGTCGGCCGGTCGCTGCTCCGCGCCGGCGAGGCGATCCTCGACCGGATGCCGGTGGTGCGCAGCCTCTACAAGGGTGTGAAGCAGGTCTTCGAGACGATCTTCTCGCAATCGGGAACGTCGTTCCGCAAGGTCGGCATGGTGCAGTTCCCGCAGCCGGGCATGTGGTCGATCGTCTTCATCGCGCAGGAAGCGGCGCCCGAGATCGCCGGGCGCCTGCCGGATGGCCAGGAACCGGGCGACCAGCAGATCGGCGTCTTCCTGCCCTGCACGCCGAACCCGACCACAGGCTTCTTCTTCTATCTGCCGCGTCGCGAGGTCGTCGAACTGTCGATCTCGGTCGAGGACGGCGCCAAGCTCATCATGTCGGCCGGGCTGATCCAGCCCGGCGAGCAGAACGGCAAGCCGAAGTCCGGGACCGAGCTGCCGGCCCCTGTCGCCTGA
- the recG gene encoding ATP-dependent DNA helicase RecG, producing MRPSILDPLFALATTLPGVGPKLGKVLDRFLGDEMQPARVVDLLFHLPSGAIDRRPSPTIADAPIGDVATFTARVSEHRAGPPGKGKAPYRVIVEDETGDVTLVFFHADSRHLAQNLPVGAFRIISGKLELWEGMRQMVHPERILDPQLASTLPAFEPVYPLTEGIGQRMMMRTAQAAADRCPEMPEWQDPAFLAKSDFPTFHAAIEALHHPVDRKAAEGDTVARRRIGYDELLASQIALALVRRQQKKIAGRATSGDGGVRFRIQSALPFELTEGQRKAIADIHADMAKPERMLRLLQGDVGSGKTVVALMAMAAAAEAGRQSVLMAPTEILARQHAERLAPLAEKAGLKLALLTGREKGAGRRQVLEGLADGSIDIAVGTHALFQEGVGFHDLALAVVDEQHRFGVHQRLLLGSKGEAVDVLVMTATPIPRTLALTWFGDMDVSILSEKPAGRKPIVTRAISSERYDEVVGAIGRAVETSQQVYWVCPLVQESDTLDVAAAQERYETLREIFGDKVGLLHGQMPGREKDAAMAAFVTGQTRILVATTVIEVGVDVPNASVMVIEHAERFGLAQLHQLRGRIGRGSAASTCLLLYKGPLGPVAEARLTIMRETEDGFRIAEEDLRLRGEGEVLGTKQSGSPDWRIARPETDGDLLAAARDDARLMIERDPHLETPRGQAMRILLYLFERDVAIRLLRAG from the coding sequence TTGCGCCCCTCGATCCTCGACCCGCTCTTCGCACTGGCCACGACGCTTCCCGGCGTCGGGCCGAAGCTCGGCAAGGTTCTCGACCGCTTCCTCGGCGACGAGATGCAGCCGGCGCGCGTCGTCGACCTGCTGTTCCATCTGCCGAGCGGCGCCATCGACCGGCGCCCGAGCCCGACCATCGCGGATGCGCCGATCGGCGACGTCGCGACCTTCACCGCCCGCGTCAGCGAACATCGCGCCGGCCCGCCCGGCAAGGGCAAGGCGCCCTATCGCGTGATCGTCGAGGATGAGACCGGCGACGTCACGCTCGTCTTCTTCCATGCCGATTCCAGGCATCTCGCCCAGAACCTGCCGGTCGGCGCCTTCCGCATCATTTCCGGCAAGCTGGAGCTTTGGGAAGGGATGCGCCAGATGGTGCATCCCGAGCGCATCCTCGACCCCCAGCTCGCATCCACCCTGCCGGCCTTCGAGCCGGTCTATCCGCTGACCGAAGGCATCGGCCAGCGCATGATGATGAGGACGGCGCAAGCGGCGGCCGATCGCTGCCCGGAGATGCCGGAATGGCAGGACCCGGCCTTTCTGGCCAAGAGCGACTTTCCAACCTTCCATGCGGCGATCGAGGCGCTGCATCACCCGGTCGACCGCAAGGCGGCCGAGGGCGACACCGTCGCGCGCCGGCGCATCGGCTATGACGAATTGCTGGCGAGCCAGATCGCCCTCGCTCTCGTTCGCCGCCAGCAGAAGAAGATCGCCGGGCGCGCCACCAGCGGCGATGGCGGGGTGCGCTTCCGCATCCAATCCGCCCTGCCCTTCGAACTTACCGAGGGCCAGCGCAAGGCGATCGCCGATATCCATGCCGACATGGCCAAGCCCGAGCGCATGCTCAGGCTGCTGCAGGGCGATGTCGGCTCGGGGAAGACGGTGGTGGCCCTGATGGCGATGGCTGCCGCTGCCGAGGCCGGCCGGCAATCCGTGCTGATGGCGCCGACCGAAATCCTGGCGCGCCAGCATGCCGAGCGGTTGGCGCCGCTGGCCGAGAAGGCCGGGCTGAAGCTCGCTTTGCTGACCGGACGCGAGAAGGGCGCCGGACGACGACAGGTGCTCGAAGGGCTGGCGGATGGCAGCATCGACATCGCGGTCGGCACTCACGCGCTGTTCCAGGAGGGCGTCGGCTTCCACGATCTGGCGCTCGCCGTCGTCGACGAGCAGCATCGCTTCGGCGTACACCAGCGCCTGCTTCTCGGCTCCAAGGGCGAGGCCGTGGACGTGCTGGTGATGACGGCGACACCGATCCCGCGCACGCTGGCGCTGACCTGGTTCGGCGACATGGATGTCTCGATCCTGTCGGAGAAGCCGGCGGGGCGGAAGCCGATCGTGACCCGCGCCATCTCCTCCGAGCGCTATGACGAGGTCGTCGGCGCCATCGGCCGGGCGGTGGAGACCAGCCAGCAGGTCTATTGGGTTTGCCCGCTGGTGCAGGAATCCGACACGTTGGACGTCGCTGCCGCGCAGGAGCGCTACGAGACGCTGCGCGAGATCTTCGGCGACAAGGTGGGGCTGCTGCATGGCCAGATGCCCGGACGCGAGAAGGATGCGGCCATGGCCGCCTTCGTCACCGGCCAGACCCGCATTCTCGTCGCAACCACGGTGATCGAGGTCGGGGTCGACGTGCCCAACGCCAGCGTCATGGTGATCGAGCATGCCGAGCGCTTCGGCCTTGCCCAGCTCCATCAGCTGCGCGGACGGATCGGGCGCGGCTCGGCGGCGTCGACCTGCCTGCTGCTCTACAAGGGTCCGCTCGGGCCGGTCGCCGAGGCGCGGCTCACCATCATGCGCGAGACCGAGGACGGCTTTCGCATCGCGGAAGAGGATCTGCGGCTGCGCGGCGAAGGCGAGGTACTCGGCACCAAGCAATCGGGCTCGCCGGACTGGCGCATCGCGCGCCCGGAAACCGACGGCGACCTGCTGGCGGCGGCGCGCGACGATGCGCGTCTCATGATCGAGCGCGACCCGCATCTGGAGACGCCGCGTGGCCAGGCGATGCGCATCCTGCTCTATCTGTTCGAGCGGGATGTTGCGATCCGGCTGCTGCGGGCGGGCTAG
- a CDS encoding FAD assembly factor SdhE, whose product MSGSTRSSADLDPRRRKILFRAWHRGMREMDLIMGRFADDAIAGFDDAELDEFERLIEVLDRDLLSWVTGEAAVPENYDTELFRKLKAFHHHDKPIHV is encoded by the coding sequence ATGTCCGGCTCGACCCGCTCCAGCGCCGATCTCGACCCGCGCCGCCGCAAGATCCTCTTCCGCGCCTGGCATCGCGGCATGCGCGAAATGGATTTGATCATGGGCCGCTTCGCCGACGACGCGATCGCCGGCTTTGATGATGCCGAGCTCGACGAGTTCGAGCGGCTGATCGAGGTTCTGGATCGCGACCTGCTGAGCTGGGTGACCGGGGAAGCCGCAGTGCCCGAGAACTACGACACGGAACTGTTCCGGAAGCTCAAGGCTTTCCACCATCACGACAAGCCGATTCATGTCTGA